A DNA window from Vigna unguiculata cultivar IT97K-499-35 chromosome 10, ASM411807v1, whole genome shotgun sequence contains the following coding sequences:
- the LOC114166847 gene encoding actin-related protein 2/3 complex subunit 4 isoform X2 produces MASTLRLYLICIRNTLEAAMCLQNFPCQEVERHNKPEVELKTSPELLLNPVKQADELENILTKKFLRFLSMRAEAFQVLRRKPVQGYDISFLITNYHCEDMQKHKLIDFIVQFMEDIDKEISELKMSVNTRGRLVATEFLKQFI; encoded by the exons ATG GCGAGCACGTTACGGCTATACTTGATCTGCATTCGGAACACGCTAGAGGCCGCAATGTGCCTCCAG AACTTTCCCTGTCAAGAAGTCGAAAGGCATAACAAGCCCGAGGTTGAACTCAA GACCAGTCCCGAACTCCTCCTCAATCCC GTTAAGCAGGCGGATGAACTTGAAAACATACTGACCAAGAAATTTCTTAGATTTTTATCAATGAGAGCTGAGGCTTTCCAAGTACTCAGGAGAAAGCCTGTTCAG GGATATGACATTAGCTTCCTTATAACAAATTACCACTGTGAGGATATGCAAAAGCACAAACTCATTGATTTTATAGTGCAATTTATGGAG GACATTGATAAAGAGATAAGTGAGCTCAAAATGTCGGTGAACACACGGGGGAGGCTTGTTGCTACAGAATTTTTGAAGCAGTTTATCTGA
- the LOC114166847 gene encoding actin-related protein 2/3 complex subunit 4 isoform X1 gives MASTLRLYLICIRNTLEAAMCLQNFPCQEVERHNKPEVELKTSPELLLNPVLICRNEAEKCLIETSINSLRISLKVKQADELENILTKKFLRFLSMRAEAFQVLRRKPVQGYDISFLITNYHCEDMQKHKLIDFIVQFMEDIDKEISELKMSVNTRGRLVATEFLKQFI, from the exons ATG GCGAGCACGTTACGGCTATACTTGATCTGCATTCGGAACACGCTAGAGGCCGCAATGTGCCTCCAG AACTTTCCCTGTCAAGAAGTCGAAAGGCATAACAAGCCCGAGGTTGAACTCAA GACCAGTCCCGAACTCCTCCTCAATCCC GTTTTGATATGTCGAAATGAGGCTGAAAAGTGCTTAATAGAAACATCTATCAATTCATTGCGGATAAGTCTCAAg GTTAAGCAGGCGGATGAACTTGAAAACATACTGACCAAGAAATTTCTTAGATTTTTATCAATGAGAGCTGAGGCTTTCCAAGTACTCAGGAGAAAGCCTGTTCAG GGATATGACATTAGCTTCCTTATAACAAATTACCACTGTGAGGATATGCAAAAGCACAAACTCATTGATTTTATAGTGCAATTTATGGAG GACATTGATAAAGAGATAAGTGAGCTCAAAATGTCGGTGAACACACGGGGGAGGCTTGTTGCTACAGAATTTTTGAAGCAGTTTATCTGA